gatttaaagtccAATAGTGAGATAGTGGTGAGAAATAGTCACATTTGTGATACTTAAACTCATTTGTGAGACTGTGAGATCTAAAGTTACTATTATAAGAAACAAAGTAGCAGTTACGAGATATTAAGTCACAACTGGGAGATCCAAAGTTGCAATTATAAGCAGTAAAGTCAGAATATCCTTTTATAAGgcaaaaacaggcttccataggcTAATTTTGAAGGCTGCGCCCTCTGGAGTTCACATTTGTCAGCATACGTCATCAAGGATGTCTCGTTTCACAAAAAATAACCATCATAACATTGACTATAATTCCTTGTAAGGTATAAactattgtaatttctttctcACTTTGAAATGTAATGGCTACTTGACAGCCTCAGTGATGTAGGCAGCCAACAAATGTGACCTTTGGAGGGCGCAGCCTTCAAATTAGACACAGCAATTTACCCTTCGCAAAGACCACAGAAAGATGTCAGTACACactttttttcaagtttaagtccactgAAGTtcatctactctcctgtctgatatGTTTGTCGGACAAAGTGGTGGATTCGTCGTTACGATTgatcagatcacctgtcaatcaattTACCTGCGAAGGGTCAATTGTTTTTCCTTATTGTTTACTCCAGAGCAGTGGTTCCtaatcctggtcctggggaccccTATTCTGCACATTTTTTATGACTCCCTTATTTAACACTCATGAACTCCCTTATCCGTGTATGTCAGATAAGCGATggtggtacgactcggctcggcaTGGCTCAGtacggtttgcgtttccactgcagtttagtatcggtTTAAGTGGGCGGGATTGTTCACatgttgtttttggttgttaaaaaaaggtgcgctcgttcaaaacagttgcgttcgatccttcgctggctgtgctgatttaaatctagcggttcttttgtgtttgtgtcgcaagttcagtgacacaggtagtgacgattctctccagccaatccgtgatcagcagagtatACACTTCACGTTTTGGTAACAGTTCACGTGGAACCTCAAccaaggtggtactaaaaaaagtaccaggtaaagtacccagtggaaaacccccaaaactgtaccgagccgtaccatgtagtggaaaagtgccaaaaatgtgcagagcagggctCCCCAGAACcaggattgagaaccactgcttcaGAGATCTTCAACCTTGTTCTTGGAGACCCACTGTCCTACAAAGTCCTGCAAATCTCTAAccttaataaaaaaactgaactaGCTAATCAAAGCCTTCAGGATCAGTTGAAAATCATGggcaggtgtgttgaagcaggttGGAAGTTTTGCATGCAGTAGGTCCTTAGGAGCAGGGCTTCTAGTTTATTCAGACAGAGAACATCCCAAGCCAAAAAGTCACCCATTATGTTTCAAAGGTGGTGAAATAAGTCTTTTAAATCTGTTTCCTGACCTTTAACCTCTCGGACCCATCTCTTCTCACTCTAAAGGTTAACTGACTGACACTATATAGCACTGCAGCAGCACTAATGTTGACAGCACCAAACTGATTTGGATAAATCTTTCTGTGCATAGTGTGATTGTGTTCTAAAATTGTTTGCTGTTGGAGTGCAGGGATTGCCACTCTCAGCCAGGGGGCATTCTTGATGACCGTGTTTATCGTGTCACTAACTGATCTCTGACATCTCTCGCCCCACAGTGATGAGAGTCTCCTTATAACATGCGACAGACAGCCCTCATCCCTCAGATTGTGTTTCTATATCGACTAGACATTCACATCCCTGTACTGTGTTTGAGCTGGCACAATGAGTTTGTCTGGTTAAAAGAGCCAGAGGCCAGCTCTAAAAGTAATCTCATGTTTGGTGTCATGACTTGCAAAAAACTTCAAGACTGAACTGACTCAAGTTATATGGGAAGAcagaatcttaaaaatatatgttttaaaatgtcaactgTTTCTGTTTTCTGAGTAAGCAAAATCATAGAACCAACCCTATTCAGCTGCTTTTTGTAATTAGCATTATCGTTATCTCCTTAAACACTGTCTAGGCTTTTTGCCTTTTGGTAGTTGGGTATTCACTGCATAGTCTGATAAGCCTACTTATTACtactttttcatgttttgtttttttgttacaattAACAAGAAAACTGTAGATATACATTTAGATCAGTGTGTGGAGATTTGTATCTCTCTAGTATAAGTAATCACAGCAAAGACAGCCTCATATAGCCAAACATTTATCTATTGGAATAAAGTTTGGTCCATTTTATAGCTTGTTActgcatacaaatattaaaaaatattttacatacattgaCCTTATGTGCCTTTTAGAAGCTTGTCTATGTAAAATAGATAAGTGTTTCCCACTCCTTGTCCTGGaatacccccaacactgcacactgTCTCCCTAATGTAGGGACTGCTCAGATCTGCTCTTTGAGgtccactatcctgcagagttttgttccatctctaatcaaacacaactgaacaagCTAAATAAAGTCTTCAAAAATGACAGGCAGATGTGTTTGATCAAGGGTGGAACTAAATTCTGCAAGACCGTGGACCTCCAGAAAAGAATTGAAGAACTCTGCCATAATGTCTTGTTAATCCAgtggtgtccaatcctgctcctggagggctactTATTGCAAAATTCAGctctaaccctaattaaacacctgaAGTACCTAATTAAGGTCTTTGGGATTACTATAACCTTCTTAACAGATGTGTCAGGGCGAATTAGTGCTAAATTTAGCAAGAAAGTAGCATTCctggagcaggattggacatccCTAGCCTAATCAACAAGCCTGATTTAACATAATTTCTTTAGAAGAAACTGCAAATATTGGGTCCAGGAGTGGGGCTGAAATAGATATCACTACAATAGACTAGCATATACCTTCAAACTTGTTTCTACCTATGTCTTCTACTTACTCTGTAGTCACTGGCAGTGACGTAGAAGATGGGCTGAAAGGCCAGCCAGATGATGCAGGTGGTGTACATGGTGAAGCCAATGAACTTGGCCTCATTGAAATTCTCTGGACACTTCCTGGTCTTGAAGGCATAGAAGGTGCAGAGGATGATAAGGATGCAGTTGTAGGTGAGGGACACCAGCATGCTCGAGTCCAGGCTGTTACATTTTAGAGTGACCACATCTCTCCGATCTGGACCCACCTCTTTCCTCACCCCCGGTGACTCAACCAGCAGCCAGATAAGAGCAACCAACAGTTGTGCGGAGATCAGTGCGGCACAAATTGCTACTTGAGAGGCAGGGCTGATAAAGCGTGGTCGTCGGGCACTGTCCCTTGCCCCTCCAAAGATCCGAGCAATCCTGTTGGTCTTCGTCAGCAAAGCTGAGTAGCAAACAGCAAAGGAGGTGCCAAGGCCAAGACGTCGCAGGGCGCACACAAACCCCGAAGGTTTGGCAATGTAAATGAAGGTCATGGCATAGCACAGGAGCACACCCAACAGCAGGATGTATGAAAGTTCTCGACCGCTAGCTTTTACCACCGGAGTGTCATTGTTTCGCAAGAAAACCCCAGCCACTGCAAGCGTGCACAGCATCCCCAGACAGGCGATAGTGACGGGTCCTACTGCCCATGCATCTGACCAGTGGATATACTCCTCTGGAAGCTCATAGCACCCCGTCAGGTTAGCAAGGGGCCATTCTCCAAATCCACAGTCCATGCAGGTAAACTCGTCTAGGAGATATTGGTGGGGTTGGCATGGAATGCAAATCCAACAACACACGTCCCCAGGCTGCATGCTTTTAGCTTCATTGGGTTGGCATGGATCACTGCACTGGGATGTGGGAACTACTCCACCAGACCAAGGCACCAGACTGGTATTGAGCACCAAGCCTTGTGCCCAGTACCCTACCTTCCGGTAGACAAACTTGTTTTCCTCTTGGCGGTAGTGAAAGATGTTATAGCGACCCAGGCTGTCGCCTAATGAGGTGAACCGGACCACATTCTCAGTGTCAGCAGGTCTGAAAGGGGCTGAGAAATGTTTAAAGACATTAGAGTACATTATGTAGCGGCTGGAAGCTATAGTGTGTGACTTTAACTTGTTCTAAAGTGATTGTGCAATTCATCTCAAGTCAGAAGCTAATGTAATTGATGTAATGTTAGCTAATCTCTCAAATTTATTTCTCaattaaaaatctgttaaaacaACATTCAGTGAATCAGTATATTGTCCAAGGTCTGACAACTGATTATCCTCTTTGAGACTGCATTCTGTTAGAAACCAAATGGAGCTTTGATAATTTGATAAAGAATGTTTCATGTCTATAAATGTAATACTATCTGATACTTTCAGTGGGAGACAACAACATGAGTGGCAAATGAAGTTTCAGTGCATTGAGACTCTATAATTTGTTAGATCTAATTTTAGGTAGATAATATAAGAGCTTCTTCGCCTGGGAAGGTATGCTCTATCGCAAGAAATATCTCAATTGGTCGTTAAATCTGCTCACCATCAAACTTAGTCTTGAGAATAAACTCCCGGTAGAATCTCTTCCCATTGCCTGGCTTCATGGCATCGCAAGCCTTTGTGGTATTGGGGCACACAGCTTGCCGCATGTTGTGTAGGGCATAGGCCATTGCATAGACTGCATTCACCACAAACATGATCTTTGATTCTGGCTTAAATGACCCATCCCTCAGGCTATTACTGGCACAGCCGTGTTCGTGTAGATGGCAGCCGAACCTGTGCTCCCAGAATTCCCTAAACCATGGGTTCCGTGTGTTTAGCTCTGGTGTTAGCTTGGTAAAATAGTCCTCGAACTCCCTGATGGAGTATGAGGCAAGCTCAATGGTGAAAGCCCCGTTAGCAGCCTTCTCGCTGCCATGGACTACGCTTTCCTGCGCTCCCCAGCCATCACTGGCCACCCAAATGAAGGTAGCATTCATCTTAGCTGCAGCAGCGAGCAGTTCCCTTGCATCTTCACTTCGGGTGAAGAGGATCACCACTTTGGCATTGACTTTTTGCTGGAGTGAGCGAATAACATTTTCGTAATTTCCTCTGTTTACTGAACGGCTGACTTTTACAGAAGTTGCGATGCAGATTTGGCGTACTCTGGCTTCTAGTTGAAACGCATCAATACCCGTCTCACCATAGTCTCCCTCTGAGGCTACAGTGGAAACGTATGTCCAGTTGAAGTACCGTAGGATCTCAGCAATGGCTTTAGCTTGATAGAAGTCTGGTGGGACAGTTCGGGCAAAATAATCATAACGGGATTTGTCACTGAGCTTGGCACTCGTGGAAGCATAGCTTATCTGTGGAATCTGGAAGAGTCTAAGAAGGTTTGCCACctgcaaagaataaaaaaaaattgatcattAACCAGTAATACTTTTGTATAACGCAATTTTAACTAACCATTTTACCACACTTTACAAACCCAATTTTTAAGCATCCATTAACAATGTAAATTGTAGaaaattataatcttttttttaaatttctgttcattgccagctCTCTGTGTTTGTCAATAGCGCAATgctaaagggataattcacccaagaatgaaaattctgtcattaattactcaccatcatgtcgttccaaacccgtaagaccttcgttcatcttcggaacacaaatttagatatttttgatgaaatatctaaatatctaaatggtCCATGTTAcattagtggttcaaccgtaatgatatgaagctacgagaatactttttgtgtgcaaagaaacaaaaataatgactttattcagcactTCAACActtggatttcataaaaaaaaaaaaaagtgttccgaagatgaacgaaggtcttacgggtttggaacgacatgagggtgagtaattatgacagaattgtcattcttgggtaaactatccctttaatcaccCCAGATAAATTGCACTGGGTTTCTGAAtgaatgttaaaagttaaatCAATACTATTTCAGAGCATTTAGCATGAGGGACTGCaggttgcagttttttttaactaaaatatataaagcaaaaGTGGTGCAACTGTTTtctgaatttgtttctttttgtcacAGAAACAAGTGTGTTTTTACCTTTCAGCCACATAGTTCTTACCACAAATTACAAACCCAATTTCCCCAATGAGTGAGTGACCCACAGATGCCCTTTGATAAATGCAAGATGTCCCATAACATTCTTTTgagtgtgaggggaaaaaaatgttttatatatatatatatatatattatatatatatatatatatatatatatatatatatatatatctgcccTGTTTTCCTCCCCTTTTTCCTGTTATCTCCCTCATCTGAGCCTATCGTTTCAGGCCATAGTTTCATGGGACTTAGACAGAACAAATTCTGATCACGCAAGATAACTGCTAGTGGACAAAATGATAGTGTTAGGCATGGTGCAAGTTTTCCTCAGGCCATGACACACCTTCAAAATCTGAATTGCATGCTATTTATCATTTTTACTTCAAATTTTGTCACAGGAAAGAGAAAATGGTCTGTTTTTACTATGCAAGAAAATCTTGTTTGAAGCAGTCATAGACTATAAAATCTtcttatttgtattgtattgttaatGAACAAGGTATTATCACAAGAGGATAACAGGACATATTTTCTAATTTGCATTTCCTTCTGTTTTCTTGCAGTCAATGATTAGTCTGAGAAGCTTCTCACACTGCAAATTATGATGATAGCACAGACTCCAGGGACTTATGTGTATAATGACTGAAATTCGTGTCTGAATTCACATCAACACATGTAGGTGTTTTAGACATTTGAAGAAGCTTTCAGCATAGTTGTTATCAgctatttatatttcattcatattcattcaacAATTTAGATTTAAGCTTTTAAATGCCAGTTCCTTAGATGTATCTAGTCAAGTTATTTGTAGCTGCCTTTAAGaaccacactctaaaaaaatgtgtatgtggtTGAAAGATTCTTTATGTTcttatttttccattattatACAGAGAAAATTTTTTTTGCTCGTAGGCTGATCTTCcggaatcagaatcagaaatcagaatcagaaagagctttattgccaagtatgcttgcacatacaaggaatttgttttagtgacataagcttccagtacacagagacaacaacaacaacacagacaaaaaaaaaaagacaaatattgtaaaataaatcgaaaaataaataaactgtatgaaCACTTgttctatagatgataatggaatagaatagagtgagatgcaggaatgtactaggatggaggggtaacaaataaatataaggatattgcacatttttattgcataagtggggaacatttaactgttcatgaggtagattaaccgggggaagaaactgttcttgtgcctggctgccctggtatttgcggctctgaagcgctggccaaatggcaaaagttcaaaaatggggtaacttggatgtgagggatccagagtgattttctgagccctttttttctcactctggatgtatacagttcttgaagggtgggcaggggagcaccaataatcctttcagcggTCCAAACCGTTCTCTgcagtcttctgatgtctgattttgtagctgaaccaaaccagacagttattgaagtacacaggacaggcTCAATATCGGCTCaatagaactgtttcagcagctcctgtggcaggttaaacttcctcagctggtgaaggaagtacaacctttgttgggcctttttaacaatggagtcaatgtgattgtcccacttcaggtcctgagagatggtggttcccaggaatatgaatgactccactgcaagccacagtgctgtctatgatggtgcatggggggagtgcaggggtttttttcctgaagtccactatcatctccactgttttgagagtgttcagctccaggttgttaagactgcaccagacagccagctgctcaacctcttgtctgttaGCAGACTCGTtgccgtcctggatgaggccgatgactgtagtgctgtctgcaaacttcaggagcttgacagaggggtcttttgaggtgcagtcgttggtgtacagggagaagagcagtggggagagaacacatccctgaggggcaccagtgttggtggagcagctgttggacatgaatttccccagtctcactagctgttgcctatctgtcagaaagctggtgatccactgacagatagagctaggaacagagagctgggtcagtttgatCTGGGAgagctgttgggatgatggtgttgaaagccgaactaaagtccacaaacaggatcctcacgtaagtccctggtttgtccagatgttgcaggatgaagtgcaatcccatgttgattgcatcatccacggacctgtttgctcacTGCagactgcagggggtccagtaagggtcctgtgatgtccttcagataagccagaaccactttttcaaacgacttcatgacgatagacattagagccacaggtctgtattcattaagtcctgttatcttgggtttctttggaatggggatgatagtggagcgtttgaagcaggagggcacttcacacaactccagagatctgttgaagatctgtgaaaagatgggggccagctgatcagcacaggttttcagacaggctggtgtaacgccatctgggcctggtgcttttcttcttttgttcttcctgaagacctggtgcacatcatcctcactgatttgaagtgcaggagagGGGAGAGGgtgattgcaggaggtgttaacggttgtgtagggaGATGGTCAGAATAGATGTGGGAGGTTTCAAATCTACgaaaaaactcattcaggtcgttagcaagttgttgattagcctcagtgcagggggatggtgtcttgtagtttgtgatggctctcagccTTTTCCATACTGAagctgagtcgttggaagtgaactgatcatccaactttttagagtaggtccttttagacattctaatctctttgttcagtgtgttcctggcctgattatacaagactctgtccccatttctgtaggcatcctctttggcctgacaaagatgtgtgagttttgctgtaaaccatggcttatcattgttgaatgttaaataagtcctggtaggaatacatatatcctcacaggaactaatataggatgttacagtctctgtgagttcatccagattggtggtagcagcttcaaaaacactccaatcagtgaggtcgaagCAGGCTTTTAAAGCACAccctgtttcgttggtccatctctttacagtctttactacaggtttagcagatttaagtttttgcctgtatgttggtataagatgaaccaggcagtgatcagacagcccca
This DNA window, taken from Cyprinus carpio isolate SPL01 chromosome B11, ASM1834038v1, whole genome shotgun sequence, encodes the following:
- the grm2b gene encoding glutamate receptor, metabotropic 2b, whose protein sequence is MASVTPIFLFLLIPLAQTSPRYTPPLAGSKREIIIDGDLVIGGLFPVHEKGEGTEDCGKINEERGIQRLEAMLLALDEINQDKRILPGLKLGAHILDTCSKDTYALEQSLEFVRASLTKVHQPGFICPDGSNPVPDEQPLAISGVIGGSYSDVSIQVANLLRLFQIPQISYASTSAKLSDKSRYDYFARTVPPDFYQAKAIAEILRYFNWTYVSTVASEGDYGETGIDAFQLEARVRQICIATSVKVSRSVNRGNYENVIRSLQQKVNAKVVILFTRSEDARELLAAAAKMNATFIWVASDGWGAQESVVHGSEKAANGAFTIELASYSIREFEDYFTKLTPELNTRNPWFREFWEHRFGCHLHEHGCASNSLRDGSFKPESKIMFVVNAVYAMAYALHNMRQAVCPNTTKACDAMKPGNGKRFYREFILKTKFDAPFRPADTENVVRFTSLGDSLGRYNIFHYRQEENKFVYRKVGYWAQGLVLNTSLVPWSGGVVPTSQCSDPCQPNEAKSMQPGDVCCWICIPCQPHQYLLDEFTCMDCGFGEWPLANLTGCYELPEEYIHWSDAWAVGPVTIACLGMLCTLAVAGVFLRNNDTPVVKASGRELSYILLLGVLLCYAMTFIYIAKPSGFVCALRRLGLGTSFAVCYSALLTKTNRIARIFGGARDSARRPRFISPASQVAICAALISAQLLVALIWLLVESPGVRKEVGPDRRDVVTLKCNSLDSSMLVSLTYNCILIILCTFYAFKTRKCPENFNEAKFIGFTMYTTCIIWLAFQPIFYVTASDYRVQTTTMCISVSLSGSVVLGCLFAPKIHIILFQPQKNVTTLRAKDKRFSTAVTAPSSTYSQASASTIVPTVCNGREVVDSTTSSL